The Phaseolus vulgaris cultivar G19833 chromosome 5, P. vulgaris v2.0, whole genome shotgun sequence genomic interval aaggggtgactttttggatgccaactcatgcccccaaacctctagtcactcactttgagagcgtatctaccttcctctcgtaccctgcacctggctgcccccgggcgtgacccttctcatatgtcgtaactatcccaagggcgtctctggggcggcatgggcagttcacgagtcagattgctctccactggcgctattactatggccttgaagccacatttctcttctctttattgctaccccgggttatcggggtttgaggccttcccacggcgtcactccctccatggtctttcctacccacgggtatcggggagcaatgctgtggttgccttgcttttgtgacattttacctgggcgacgccttacctagGCGACGCCCCGCCATGGCGACGCTTgcacttggcgacgccttatgttgactttgaccttgacttgtcaacgcccgggtacgagACGGTACAagcgtgcatctgacactgcttgcaatgcTGGGCGTATCGCACTCAATCCtctcttactgttggccagaaaaaccctGCACGTATCACCTTGGATGCCAAGGATCTTCCTTCCACGTGGCTCCctcaaatgccttcgtggagctcagccattatcctggtgcactcatcgccgcTTACACACGTCAAGATAGGGTGCGTAAACCCATGTCTGAACAATATTCCATCTACTAGGGTGTACCTGGTGGCGttcctcttaatcttcttgCCCTCTTCTGGTTCCGCTGGGAGGATTCCATCCGCTAGGTATCGcctgtaaggggtcatccaCGTGTCGCCTTCCTCCACAGCACACACCTGTATActtctttcttcttctggcGAGACTGCGTAAGTACGGATGCGATGACTCCTTAGTTTTCCTCTTATTGTACTAACATGAAGGACGTCCACCCTACTATCTGCAACGAATTTTCGCGGCATTTTGAGAGTCTCCTGTATTacggtcctctgccttccccccttgcctgagctggccagcttggcgagcagatcagatctggcattttgctccctggggacatgcaccagctcaaatGCAGCGAAGGCTCTTTTCAACACCTCGACGTACCTCAGATATGCTGCCATCTGAGGGTCCTTTCCTTGGTATCcccctgttacttgtcctgtgaccaattgtgagtcactctttgccaagaggctctgagcacccatttctttagccaaaagcatccccgcaatcaacgcctcgtactccgcctgattgttgcttgccttgaaggcgaagcgtaaaGCTTGCTCGATTAAGACTCcaacaactccactgcccagcgtataCCATCCTTCTGGCCACGTCTGGCTTTTGGAATACCTTCTGGATGGGAAGGTTCGTCATTACTACCACCGTAAAattgtggaaatagtggcgaagCCTTCGTGCCGAGAATACCACCGCTAGTGCTGCCTTCTCTAGCGATTGGTACCTTGActctgggccttgcaaggccttgcttacaaagtatATGGGCTTCTGTACCTGGTCTTGTTCCTGGACCAGTACAAAGCTAATGCCCACCCGTGGCTTGCAGAGCAcgggtggcgtcgccaagtactccttcagtttgatgaACGCTGTCTCGCACTCGTATGTCCACGTAAAACGActattcctcttgaggcattggaagTAGTGGTGGCCCTTTTCGCCACCAGCTGATACGAATCTCGATAATGCTGCCTCGCCCTGTCAattgttgaacttccttcactgaggttgggctcctcatggtgATGATGGCTGCACATTTGTCAGGATTTGCTTCTATCCCTCTTTCTGTGAGCATGAATCCTAGGAACTTTCCCGCCTCTACTCCGAAGACGCACTTCTCTGGGTTTAACTTCAGGTGGTATTTTGATATGGTGGCGAACAATTCTTCCAGATTAGCCGCGTGTCGCCCTCTCTCGCTCGAGgttaccaccatgtcgtctacgtaggcctgcacgtttcttcctagcattggtgcaaggattttgtccatcaatctctggtaggtggcgcctgcatttttcAAACCAAACGGCATTAACTTGTAACAGTAGCTAGATGTGTCTGTCATAAACGTCGTTTTGCTCTCGTCCcagggatgcatcttgatctgattgtaacccgagaacgcatccaggaaactcatcatcttgcagcccgaggcACTATCTACTAACGTGTCAATGTTGGGGAGTgggtacgaatcctttgggcatgccttattTAGATCCGTGAAGtctacgcacattctccacttcccatttgcTTTCTTGACTAGGACTACGTTGGCTAGCCAttcagggtattgtatctccctgatgtgccccgCGTTTAGTAGCTTCTGAGTCTCTTGCTTCACGACGAGGcatcgctcctcattgaacttcctctaTCTCTGTCGCACAGGGCGGACCTTAGTGTCCATGGTAAGGCGATGGCATAAGAAATCTGGGTCGATGCCAGGCATATCTGCCGCGGTCCATGCAAACGCGTCGAGGTGTCGTGAGATCACTGTCGTTACCTCTCGTCGTTCTTCCCGGTTCAAGTGGCATCCTAATTTGAACGCCTTTCCTCCTATTTGGTTTTCCACCACTTTGCCCTCGGGTTGGGGCTCTTCACGCTGCGCGTTTACTGGGCGAGATTCGTTCATGGGGTCTTCTTCTGTAGGCGTTGTATCGTCGGGCGTCGCCTCCTCTGCTTCTTCTTCCATAGGCGAGGCGTCAAGGCGTCTTTCATTTGTGCCTGAGTCATCCCCAGGTATCGCTTCTTCCATGGACTCCGGCTCTGCTAATGAACATGAGGCGGGTGGTCGTTCAATTAGCATgaccacgcctctctttgtcttgaagctgttctcatagcactttcggGCTTCTTCCTGGtccgacttgatgactatcacttTGCCGCTAAGGgctggcaacttcatcttcatgtggcgagTGGAAGGTACCGCCCTCAACCTGTTTAGGGCGGGcctgcccaacaaaatgttatagGCCGAGTTGGCGTTAACCACCAGGTATCGGATGTTTTCGGTACGCGACGTCGTTCCATCAGtcaacgttgtcctcagctccaagtacCCACGTACCTCTACGGGGTTATCTGCAAATCCATAaaagcaccctgtgtagggtctCAAGAGGTCCGGGGACAATTGTAGCTTGTTAAAGGTCGTCCAGAACATGACATCAGCGgaactgccctggtcgacaagaacccTATGTACCCTCCTTCCAGCTGTAACTACTgagatgaccacggggtcattgtcgtgcgggacgacatcccgtaggtcagcccttgtgaacacgaggtctgatTCCCAAGGATGGTCCGGGAATTCTTCTGCAACTGAACTTACTGACCTCACATACTTTTTACGTTGAGAGGCCGTGGGCCCCCCTCCAGAAAATccaccagaaatggtgtgaACCTCCCCATGGACTGGCATCTCGTGTGCCTGGCCCTCCTCTTGTACTGCCGTGGCTGCCGCTGTAGGGGATCCTACGAGGTAATCCTTTAGGAAGCCATTTTTCACAAgttcatccaactgatagcccagcgccaaacagttgTTAAAATGATGTCCAAAtgcttcgtggaattcgcaccacgaCTCCTTGTGGGGCCCCAGAATTTTGTCAGACTTCgctggtggcctcaacctgtctgctatgttgggcacaacgatgaggtctttgagCTCCACCACGAAATTGTGCCTCAGCGGTCTACCcccctctctccttccttcagTTCGGGTCCTTGGTGGGGCCCTCCTCGCCTCGTAGGTGCGTTTTTTGTCTGGGTT includes:
- the LOC137834170 gene encoding uncharacterized protein; this translates as MLLAKEMGAQSLLAKSDSQLVTGQVTGGYQGKDPQMAAYLRYVEVLKRAFAAFELVHVPREQNARSDLLAKLASSGKGGRQRTVIQETLKMPRKFVADSRVDVLHVSTIRGKLRSHRIRTYAVSPEEERSIQVCAVEEGDTWMTPYRRYLADGILPAEPEEGKKIKRNATRYTLVDGILFRHGFTHPILTCVSGDECTRIMAELHEGI